A genomic window from Triticum urartu cultivar G1812 chromosome 7, Tu2.1, whole genome shotgun sequence includes:
- the LOC125525073 gene encoding agamous-like MADS-box protein AGL80, whose translation MARKKVALRYILDKKSRCSTSKKRREGLRKKAEELAIMCNAKACVLVYGEGEAVPQVFPSPAEAVPVLNRYMNMPEGNFKKTVNHASFLNQHFGKLQAKGHKLQDVCEDNETRILLHKVMLRSNLSSLDGLNIEDLTNVGRKLEVILQSMGESITKISGQPPVFQSQEPYVTNTMGMGSPAMYHAPPPAPYVTNYMHVESSSTYQAPPAPYITHNMDMGSSMMYPTASPAPYVTSGMDMGPSTMFKALPQQQEDSLDMMRYGGDLNALVYSGYNSSGCNDTSTSTVFPSGDIDPKRSFEVGFGWQFGGADPEASSSSPFLPIALPKQSVRHSETTGKAYPRRNAKGAMENEVLNGIFNNITWYVASNSKHVILPCFRNCKWACLKHGEGIYLVKC comes from the exons ATGGCTCGCAAGAAGGTGGCCCTCCGGTACATCCTCGATAAAAAGTCCAGATGCAGTACTTCAAAGAAGCGGCGTGAGGGCCTACGGAAGAAGGCGGAGGAGTTGGCCATCATGTGCAACGCCAAGGCATGTGTGCTAGTATATGGCGAGGGCGAGGCGGTACCACAAGTGTTCCCATCCCCCGCTGAGGCGGTGCCTGTCCTGAACCGGTATATGAATATGCCGGAGGGCAACTTCAAGAAGACGGTGAATCATGCAAGCTTTCTCAATCAACATTTTGGCAAGCTCCAGGCCAAGGGCCACAAGCTCCAAGACGTCTGTGAAGACAATGAGACCAGAATCCTCCTGCACAAGGTCATGCTCAGAAGCAACCTCTCGAGCCTTGATGGCCTCAACATCGAGGATCTCACCAATGTTGGCCGAAAGCTAGAGGTGATCCTCCAGAGCATGGGGGAAAGCATCACAAAAATTAGCGGCCAACCACCTGTCTTCCAGTCCCAGGAGCCATACGTCACCAACACCATGGGCATGGGGTCTCCAGCAATGTATCA CGCACCACCGCCAGCTCCATACGTCACCAACTACATGCatgtggagtcttcgtcgacttATCAGGCACCACCAGCTCCATACATCACTCACAACATGGACATGGGGTCTTCGATGATGTATCCGACAGCATCACCAGCTCCCTATGTCACTAGTGGCATGGACATGGGGCCTTCCACAATGTTTAAGGCTCTGCCACAGCAACAAGAGGATTCACTTGACATGATGAGGTATGGAGGAGACCTCAACGCCCTGGTCTATAGTGGCTACAATTCTAGTGGTTGTAATGACACCAGCACAAGCACTGTCTTCCCTAGCGGTGATATTGACCCGAAGAGGTCGTTTGAGGTGGGGTTCGGTTGGCAGTTCGGTGGCGCTGATCCTGAAGCGTCTTCTTCAAGTCCTTTCCTCCCAAT CGCATTACCGAAGCAATCCGTGAGGCATTCGGAGACCACTGGAAAGGCGTATCCGAGAAGAAATGCTAAAGGGGCAATGGAAAATGAGGTTCTCAATGGTATCTTCAACAACATTACATGGTAT GTGGCATCCAATTCTAAACATGTAATCCTTCCATGTTTTCGAAACTGCAAATGGGCATGCCTAAAGCATGGAGAAG GTATTTATCTTGTGAAATGCTAG